A genomic window from Rhea pennata isolate bPtePen1 chromosome 12, bPtePen1.pri, whole genome shotgun sequence includes:
- the ABHD6 gene encoding monoacylglycerol lipase ABHD6, with the protein MDLDVLNMFVIAGGTLAIPILAFVASFLLWPSALIRIYYWYWRRALGMQVRYANYDDYQFCYSYRGRPGYRPSILMLHGFSAHKDMWLSIVKFLPKNLHLVCVDMPGHEGTTRSSLDDYSINGQAKRIHQFVECIKLNRRPFHLVGTSMGGNVAGVYAAQYPDEVCSLTLICPAGLPSSTDTKFIKQLRELQESECIDRIPLIPSTPEEMADMLKLCSYVRFKVPQQILQGLVDVRIPHNDFYRKLFLEIVDEKSRHSLHENMSKIKAPTQVIWGKQDQVLDVSGADMLAKAIPDCHVSILESCGHSVVVERPRKTAKLMLEFLALLHSAGNSKKQA; encoded by the exons ATGGACCTCGACGTGCTCAACATGTTCGTCATAGCCGGAGGCACCCTGGCCATCCCCATCCTGGCCTTCGTCGCCTCCTTCCTCCTGTGGCCCTCGGCGCTGATCAGGATCTACTACTG GTACTGGCGTCGAGCCTTGGGTATGCAGGTTAGATATGCAAACTACGATGACTATCAGTTTTGTTATTCCTATAGAGGGAGACCTGGATACCGACCATCTATCCTGATGTTGCATGGGTTCTCAGCCCACAAAGATATGTGGCTGTCTATAGTCAAG ttcctccCGAAGAATCTGCATTTGGTGTGCGTTGACATGCCTGGTCATGAAGGTACAACTCGGTCATCGTTAGATGATTACTCCATTAATGGGCAAGCTAAAAGAATACACCAG TTTGTTGAGTGCATCAAGCTGAACAGAAGGCCCTTTCATCTCGTTGGCACTTCGATGGGAGGAAATGTCGCCGGAGTTTATGCTGCTCAGTACCCAGACGAGGTTTGCAGCCTGACCCTTATATGTCCTGCAG GCCTGCCGAGTTCGACTGACACCAAATTCATTAAGCAGCTGCGGGAGCTGCAAGAGTCCGAGTGCATCGACAGGATCCCGTTAATTCCCTCGACGCCTGAGGAGATGGCGGATATGCTGAAGCTGTGCTCTTACGTCCGCTTTAAAGTGCCGCAGCAG ATCCTGCAGGGCCTTGTTGACGTTCGCATCCCACACAATGATTTCTACCGGAAAC TATTTCTAGAAATTGTGGATGAAAAGTCCAGACATTCGCTCCATGAGAACATGAGCAAGATCAAAGCGCCAACGCAGGTCATCTGGGGGAAGCAGGACCAG GTCCTGGATGTTTCTGGAGCCGACATGTTAGCAAAAGCCATTCCCGACTGCCACGTGTCTATTCTGGAGAGCTGCGGGCACTCGGTGGTCGTGGAGAGGCCCAGGAAGACGGCGAAGCTCATGCTCGAGTTCCTGGCGCTGCTGCACAGCGCAGGGAACAGCAAGAAACAGGCGTga